The DNA region ATGCTATTGCATCGGTGAGGACGGTACAACCGTTATCTGCAACTGCTGTACTAAAGTTGGCAAATCGGTTTTCCCCAGGCGCAAAAGATTTACGGAAATGCTTCATGTAATCTTGATGATTGCCTTCAGGTAGAATATTTAAGGCAAACTTACCGCCTGGATACATCAAAGATTCAATCGCTCGGTCTTTGGCGATCGCAACAGTTAGTCCAGGTGGGTTGAAGGTGGCTTGAGAAACCCAAGCGCCTAACATTGCGGTAGACACTTCTCCAAGTTTCGCTGTCACCACGCAGACAGAACCAACAATCCGACCAACAGCCTGTTCCACTGGAGTAGCGGCTTGTTGTGGTACGCGTACCTTTTTAGCCTTTTTCAATGCTTGGGCAAAGTCTGTACCTAGTTCTTCACAAAACTTGAGAGTGACATCATCAGGTTTAAACTTCACCTTCAGTGTGTCAAAACCAAAGCGATATCCAGCATCCCGGAGTTTACCTTCAATTAAGTCAAAGGCTTCGCCACTCCAGCCGTAGGAACCAAAAACCCCAGCGAGTTTGCTGTTGTCACCGCTTGATAGCACAATCCCTAAAGCAGTATGAATGGGGGTTGGCGCATGACCACCGATGGTAGGAGAACCAATGATAAAACCCTCTGACTGTGCTAGGTTGATGCGAATTTCATCAGGGGTAGCAAATTCGCAGTTAATCGATTTGACTGCGACTCCACCTTTAGTTAATCCCAGAGCGATCGCTTGTGCTAAAGTCGCCGTATTCCCGTAAGCTGAAGCGTAAAGTAAGGCAACAGAAATCTCGCGATCGTTGTGAGAACGGCTCCACTCTCCATAAGCTTTGGTAAGTTCAATTAAGCCGGTGCGTACCAAAGGCCCGTGACCCACAGCATACATTCTCACCTGCAAATCTGAGATTTTCTCCAAAGCTGCTTGCACATGAGGAATTTGGGGAGCCATCAGGCAGTTAAAGTAGTAACGTTGGTCTTCTTTAAGTGCTTCCCAGTTATCATCAAACGCTTCATCACCACAGAGATGAGTTGCAAATAACTTATCGGTGTAGAGAATTTGGGTTTGCTGATCGTAAGTACAAAGTCCCTCTGGCCAACGTGGACTCGGAGTGGGTAAGAATTTTAAAACATGACCCTTGCCTAAATCTAGAGTTTCTTTCCCCCGCATCACCAAGACTTTCAAATCCTGATCTAGGAAAGCAGCACGCAAATTGTTCGCACCAGGAAGAGAACAGACAAAAGTTACTTGTGGTGCGAGTTCTAAAATTGCTTTGAGAGTTGCAACCCGATTGGGACTAAAATGACCCAGGATTACATAATCTAAACTTTGCAAATCTAAAGTCTGCCGCAATGCCTCTAAATAAATTTCGGTAAAGCTTTCTGGCGGTGGATCAAGAAGTGCGGTTTTATCAGCTTCAATTAAATAGCAATTGGAGGTAGTACCTCTTTCAAGTGCGTATTCAATTTCAAACCGCAGACGTGACCAACTACGTGCTCTAATCGCCTTAGTATTTGTAGCAATTGGTAAAACTTGGACGTCGCGTGGCTTGGAATTGGTCATAGCTGTTTAAATTTGGGGAATTGGGAATTGGGCATTGGGAATTGGGAATTGGGCATTGGGCATTGGGAATTGGGCATTGGGCATTGGGCATTGAGGGAGATAAGGGAGATAAGGGAGATGAGGGGGATGAGCCAATACTGTTCAGTTAAGCTTTTTTTTCTCCCCCTGCAACGCCAGCTTCCCCTGCCCCCCCTGCCTGCCTTAACAGATAAATTTCCTTAACCCAAGCGTATTGGGGGATGAGCGAGACAGGGAAAATAACCCATGCCCCATGCCCCATGCCCCATGCCCCATGCCCCATACCCCATGCCCAATCTTTAGTAGTAATTACCTACTTTGCGATGGCGAACAGCTGTCAATCCATCGTTTTTGGAGACACGACCTTCTTGGACGGTGCAGTATAAAATCCAGTGGTCGCTGCATTCCATGCTGCTCTGTATTTCACATTCCATGTATGCCAGAGCATCAGTTAGAATTGGGGAACCGTTTTT from Nostoc commune NIES-4072 includes:
- a CDS encoding diflavin flavoprotein, which encodes MTNSKPRDVQVLPIATNTKAIRARSWSRLRFEIEYALERGTTSNCYLIEADKTALLDPPPESFTEIYLEALRQTLDLQSLDYVILGHFSPNRVATLKAILELAPQVTFVCSLPGANNLRAAFLDQDLKVLVMRGKETLDLGKGHVLKFLPTPSPRWPEGLCTYDQQTQILYTDKLFATHLCGDEAFDDNWEALKEDQRYYFNCLMAPQIPHVQAALEKISDLQVRMYAVGHGPLVRTGLIELTKAYGEWSRSHNDREISVALLYASAYGNTATLAQAIALGLTKGGVAVKSINCEFATPDEIRINLAQSEGFIIGSPTIGGHAPTPIHTALGIVLSSGDNSKLAGVFGSYGWSGEAFDLIEGKLRDAGYRFGFDTLKVKFKPDDVTLKFCEELGTDFAQALKKAKKVRVPQQAATPVEQAVGRIVGSVCVVTAKLGEVSTAMLGAWVSQATFNPPGLTVAIAKDRAIESLMYPGGKFALNILPEGNHQDYMKHFRKSFAPGENRFANFSTAVADNGCTVLTDAIAYLECSVNQRMECGDHWVVYATVDEGKLLKPDAVTAINHRKTGTHY